The Mucilaginibacter mallensis genome has a segment encoding these proteins:
- a CDS encoding zinc ribbon domain-containing protein, whose product MEQTVEQKLKALYELQTIHTKIDKIRQVRGELPMEVADLEDDVAGLETRIQKIKGELDDLEDDIVTRKNLIKEAQSNIKKYETQLNEVKNNREYDAISKEIEIQGLDIQVSEKKIREFGFEIVTKTQVYEKALADFEARKNDLNAKKDELGTITAETEKEENELNAQAEKATVNIEERLLIAYNRLRGNAKNGLAVVTIQRDSCAGCFNQIPPQRQSDIRQRKKIIVCEHCGRILVDEQMALEAETV is encoded by the coding sequence ATGGAACAAACCGTAGAACAAAAGCTTAAAGCTTTATACGAGCTACAAACTATCCACACCAAAATTGATAAGATTCGCCAGGTAAGAGGTGAACTACCTATGGAGGTTGCCGATTTGGAAGATGATGTTGCTGGTCTTGAAACCCGTATTCAGAAAATCAAAGGTGAACTGGATGATTTGGAAGATGATATAGTTACCCGTAAAAACCTGATAAAGGAAGCACAGTCGAACATTAAAAAATATGAGACCCAGCTTAACGAGGTAAAAAACAACCGTGAATATGATGCTATTTCAAAAGAGATCGAAATTCAGGGTTTAGATATACAGGTGAGTGAGAAAAAGATCAGGGAATTCGGTTTTGAAATTGTAACCAAAACACAGGTTTACGAAAAAGCCCTTGCTGATTTTGAAGCACGCAAAAATGACCTGAACGCCAAGAAAGACGAGTTAGGCACCATTACTGCTGAAACAGAGAAGGAAGAAAACGAGCTGAATGCACAGGCTGAAAAAGCTACTGTAAACATTGAAGAGCGTTTACTAATTGCTTACAACCGCCTGCGTGGTAACGCTAAGAATGGTTTAGCAGTAGTTACTATCCAACGTGATTCATGTGCAGGCTGCTTTAACCAGATCCCACCTCAACGCCAGTCGGATATCCGTCAGCGTAAAAAGATCATCGTTTGCGAACATTGTGGTCGCATCCTGGTTGATGAGCAAATGGCTCTGGAAGCTGAAACAGTTTAA
- the def gene encoding peptide deformylase, with translation MKYPIIAYGDPVLRRKAGAIEPDEYPNIKQLAEDMFETMYAARGVGLAAPQIGLSMRLFVIDATPFADDEPELENFKKVFINATILEENGEEWAFNEGCLSIPDIREDVYRKATVRLSYYDENWKHYEETFKGLAARVIQHEYDHIDGKLFTDKLSPLRRRLIEKKLTDISKGIVDVEYRMKFPAVKKGR, from the coding sequence ATGAAGTACCCGATAATAGCCTATGGCGATCCCGTATTAAGAAGAAAAGCTGGCGCAATTGAGCCTGATGAATATCCGAATATAAAACAGTTAGCCGAGGATATGTTTGAAACCATGTACGCGGCACGCGGCGTAGGGTTGGCAGCCCCGCAGATAGGTTTATCCATGCGTTTATTTGTTATTGATGCTACCCCTTTTGCTGATGATGAGCCGGAATTAGAGAACTTCAAAAAAGTATTTATAAACGCCACTATTTTAGAAGAGAACGGCGAAGAATGGGCATTTAACGAAGGTTGCCTGAGCATCCCTGATATCAGAGAGGATGTTTACCGCAAAGCTACCGTGCGCCTGTCATACTATGATGAGAACTGGAAACACTACGAGGAAACGTTTAAAGGCTTAGCTGCAAGGGTTATACAGCATGAGTACGATCATATTGATGGTAAGCTGTTTACCGATAAGCTGAGCCCGCTGCGCCGTCGCCTGATAGAGAAAAAGCTTACCGATATCTCGAAAGGTATTGTGGATGTTGAATACAGAATGAAATTTCCGGCAGTTAAGAAAGGGCGTTAG
- a CDS encoding Txe/YoeB family addiction module toxin, with amino-acid sequence MGKPEALKHNLSGLWSRRINQEHRIIYQFLDDHIKIYSLKGHY; translated from the coding sequence ATTGGTAAACCCGAAGCATTAAAGCATAATCTCTCCGGGCTATGGTCAAGAAGAATAAACCAGGAACATAGGATTATTTACCAGTTCCTGGATGATCATATTAAAATTTATTCCTTAAAAGGTCACTATTAA
- the hpt gene encoding hypoxanthine phosphoribosyltransferase — protein sequence MKLVDLDFEPLILADAIEKRVKDIGIQLNKDYSDTKPVFVGVLNGSFLFIADLIKQIDIPCEITFTKLASYYGGTKSTLKIRDDIDFSVDIKGRDVLIIEDIVDTGNTAHYLIDKLKAKEPASIKLCSLLLKPASLQTKIDELKYVGFEIENHFVVGYGLDYKEMGRNLRDIYKKV from the coding sequence ATGAAATTAGTAGATCTTGATTTTGAGCCTCTTATATTAGCCGACGCCATTGAGAAACGTGTGAAAGATATTGGCATACAGCTCAATAAGGATTACAGCGATACCAAACCTGTATTTGTAGGTGTACTAAACGGCAGCTTTTTATTTATTGCCGATCTGATAAAACAAATAGACATCCCCTGCGAAATAACCTTTACCAAACTAGCCTCTTATTACGGCGGCACAAAAAGTACCCTAAAGATCCGCGATGATATTGATTTCAGCGTTGACATTAAGGGCCGCGATGTGCTGATCATTGAAGATATTGTGGATACCGGCAACACCGCACACTACCTTATCGACAAGCTGAAAGCAAAAGAACCCGCCTCTATAAAACTATGCTCCCTGCTGCTGAAACCAGCCTCCCTGCAAACCAAAATTGATGAGCTTAAATACGTAGGCTTTGAAATTGAGAACCACTTTGTAGTAGGTTATGGTTTGGATTACAAGGAAATGGGTAGGAATTTGAGGGATATTTATAAGAAAGTGTAA
- a CDS encoding NifU family protein — MSLLDQVEAALDSIRPYLEADGGNVSIEEITPEGVVRLKLLGSCGSCPMSIMTLKAGIEQAIKKAVPEITAIEAINLTDIDDPNAVLPENLR, encoded by the coding sequence ATGAGTTTATTAGATCAGGTGGAAGCAGCGTTGGACAGCATTCGTCCGTATTTGGAAGCTGATGGCGGGAACGTTTCAATTGAAGAGATCACCCCTGAGGGTGTAGTGAGGCTTAAATTGCTGGGCTCATGCGGTTCATGCCCTATGAGCATCATGACACTGAAGGCAGGTATTGAGCAGGCTATAAAAAAAGCGGTTCCGGAAATCACAGCTATTGAGGCCATTAACCTAACCGATATTGACGATCCGAACGCGGTGCTTCCTGAAAACTTAAGATAG
- a CDS encoding DUF2683 family protein, with amino-acid sequence MGTLIAHPDNKEKLTALKAFMKTMKIRFEEEKSPCDPEFVEKINRSNEDFKAGKSKAIKTDDLWK; translated from the coding sequence ATGGGAACATTAATTGCACATCCTGATAATAAAGAGAAATTGACTGCTTTAAAGGCTTTTATGAAAACGATGAAAATACGTTTTGAAGAAGAAAAATCGCCATGTGACCCTGAATTTGTAGAAAAGATCAATAGAAGTAATGAAGACTTTAAGGCCGGGAAATCTAAGGCAATAAAAACTGACGATCTATGGAAATAA
- a CDS encoding carboxypeptidase-like regulatory domain-containing protein, with the protein MKHIIGILFLFITVTAFAQKQEKPLVQFTGIVHNADSSLVIVPYVNITNTNSQKTAYVTNYEGYFSFVAHEQDTLRFTCVGYAPTTVVIPANVNKSYTVQVNLKPQIINLPTFHVFPWATTDEFKKDFVAMKVADDDLEIAKKNVSKATLTALISTLARDGQEIGDANYQGLNSSIMNSHSITPNPLLNPLAWGSFINQITQGDKSRQSNGD; encoded by the coding sequence ATGAAGCATATAATTGGCATATTATTTTTATTTATTACTGTAACAGCCTTTGCACAAAAGCAGGAAAAGCCATTGGTACAGTTCACAGGCATAGTGCATAATGCCGATAGCTCATTGGTTATAGTGCCTTATGTAAATATTACCAATACAAATTCACAAAAAACAGCTTATGTAACCAATTATGAGGGTTATTTCTCATTTGTGGCACATGAGCAGGATACGCTGCGTTTTACCTGCGTTGGTTATGCGCCAACCACTGTGGTTATACCTGCCAATGTAAATAAAAGCTATACAGTACAGGTAAATCTAAAACCACAGATCATCAACCTGCCTACTTTCCACGTGTTCCCGTGGGCTACTACCGATGAGTTTAAAAAGGATTTTGTGGCCATGAAAGTAGCTGACGACGATTTGGAAATTGCTAAAAAGAATGTGAGCAAGGCGACTTTAACAGCACTGATCAGTACACTGGCCAGAGACGGGCAGGAAATAGGCGATGCCAATTACCAGGGCTTAAACTCAAGCATTATGAATTCGCACTCCATAACGCCCAACCCGTTGTTAAACCCGCTGGCATGGGGCAGCTTTATTAACCAGATAACCCAGGGGGATAAAAGCCGCCAAAGCAATGGCGATTAA
- the mfd gene encoding transcription-repair coupling factor — MNIRDILDRYKADERIKALAQALNASKSPRVQLRGLVGSSDSAMAVALYFLQHQHMVFVLPDREEAGYFQADLENLTGKEVLLFPSSYRKAFEFTQPDSSNVLARAEVLNELNHSSEFGQLIVTYPEALAEKVIDRASLEKNTLEISVNNKLSIDFINEFLVEYDFDRVDFVYEPGQFSVRGGIVDIFSFSHELPYRVEFFGDLIESIRTFEIESQLSVEQVKSITIVPNVQSKFLTESNISLLEYVDAGTQIWIKDVQFTLDIIQDGYKKATQLWKALSADEKNQNPDWIDPKFGFTDEKLISSQLGDFPVVEFGKQFFYQPDAAINFDMRPQPSFNKDFSLLIHNFKNNEAEQIENFILTDSARQVERLYAILEDLDKTVKFTPISISIREGFVDHEQKLACYTDHQIFDRYYKYKLKKGYQRSQAITLKELRELKPGDYVTHIDHGIGKYNGLEKIEVNGKMQEMIRLLYADNDLLYVNINSLNRISKYSGKEGAVPKMNKLGTDTWERLKKTTKKKVKDIARDLIKLYAVRKTQLGNAFSPDSYLQTELEASFLYEDTPDQEKATSDFKKDMESPHPMDRLICGDVGFGKTEVAVRAAFKAVADSKQVAILVPTTILAAQHYKTFSDRLKGFPCNIDYVNRFKSSKQIKETLEKLKEGKVDIIIGTHRLVSKDVKFKDLGLMIIDEEQKFGVSTKEKLKQMRANVDTLTLTATPIPRTLHFSLMGARDLSIISTPPPNRQPVVTELHVFNDKLIKEAVEFEINRDGQVFFIHNRVADLPQLGGMIHKLVPKARVGIAHGQLEGDALEDVMLKFVNGEYDVLVATTIIEAGLDIPNANTIIINHAHMFGLSDLHQMRGRVGRSNKKAYCYLLSPPLSTLTSEARKRLSAIEEFSDLGSGFNVAMRDLDIRGSGNLLGAEQSGFIAEIGFEMYHKILDEAIQELKEDEFKGVFPEDKPRPFIAFTQIDTDLEILIPNEYVTSLSERYNLYSEMAKLENEFDLEAFQQQLHDRFGPIPRQVNDLLNTMRLQWLGKAIGFEKISLKKNVLRGYFITNQQSPYFETPVFRQVLNFVQANPRRTNLKEVKNTLRLSIEGVNGIDEAIELLSDIVEPVGV; from the coding sequence TTGAACATCCGTGATATATTAGACAGGTATAAGGCTGATGAACGGATCAAGGCTTTGGCGCAAGCGCTAAACGCCTCAAAAAGTCCAAGGGTTCAGCTTCGTGGTTTAGTCGGATCAAGTGATTCGGCCATGGCGGTAGCTTTGTATTTTTTGCAGCACCAGCACATGGTATTTGTACTGCCCGACCGCGAAGAGGCAGGTTATTTCCAGGCAGACCTGGAGAACCTTACCGGTAAAGAAGTTTTACTTTTCCCCTCATCATACCGTAAAGCTTTTGAATTTACCCAGCCCGATAGCAGTAATGTTTTGGCACGTGCCGAAGTATTGAACGAGCTTAACCATTCATCTGAATTTGGTCAGCTGATTGTTACCTATCCCGAGGCTTTGGCCGAAAAAGTGATAGACCGTGCATCGCTAGAGAAAAATACACTGGAAATTTCAGTAAACAACAAACTCAGCATTGATTTTATCAATGAGTTTTTGGTGGAATATGATTTCGACAGGGTTGATTTTGTGTATGAGCCGGGGCAGTTCTCTGTTCGTGGCGGTATCGTTGATATTTTCTCCTTTTCGCATGAACTGCCTTACAGGGTTGAGTTTTTTGGAGACCTGATCGAATCTATCCGCACCTTTGAAATTGAGAGCCAGCTTTCGGTTGAGCAGGTGAAAAGCATTACCATTGTACCTAATGTGCAATCCAAATTTTTAACGGAGAGCAATATTTCCTTATTGGAGTATGTTGATGCCGGTACGCAGATTTGGATAAAGGATGTACAATTTACCTTAGATATTATACAGGACGGCTATAAAAAAGCTACCCAATTATGGAAAGCGCTATCTGCAGATGAAAAGAACCAGAACCCGGATTGGATAGATCCTAAATTTGGTTTTACGGATGAAAAATTGATCTCATCACAATTGGGTGATTTTCCGGTAGTGGAATTTGGAAAGCAGTTCTTTTATCAGCCTGATGCTGCCATTAATTTTGATATGCGCCCGCAGCCATCGTTCAATAAGGACTTTAGCCTGCTGATCCATAACTTTAAGAACAACGAAGCGGAGCAAATAGAGAACTTTATCCTCACCGATTCTGCACGGCAGGTGGAAAGGCTTTACGCCATTTTAGAGGACCTGGACAAAACCGTAAAATTTACGCCCATCAGCATATCTATCCGTGAGGGTTTTGTTGATCACGAGCAAAAATTAGCCTGCTACACCGATCACCAGATCTTTGATCGTTACTATAAATATAAACTCAAAAAAGGTTATCAGCGCTCGCAGGCCATAACGCTGAAAGAACTGCGTGAGCTTAAGCCCGGCGACTACGTTACGCATATTGACCATGGCATAGGCAAGTATAATGGCCTTGAAAAGATTGAGGTTAACGGTAAAATGCAGGAAATGATCCGTTTGCTTTATGCTGATAATGATTTGCTGTATGTGAACATCAACTCGCTTAACCGCATCTCCAAATATAGCGGTAAAGAGGGTGCGGTGCCTAAGATGAATAAGCTGGGTACCGATACCTGGGAACGCCTCAAGAAAACAACAAAAAAAAAAGTTAAAGACATAGCCCGCGACCTGATCAAGCTTTACGCCGTGCGTAAAACACAATTGGGTAATGCGTTCTCGCCCGATAGCTATTTACAAACCGAGCTGGAGGCTTCGTTCCTATACGAAGATACCCCCGACCAGGAAAAGGCCACCAGCGACTTTAAAAAGGACATGGAATCGCCGCACCCGATGGACAGGCTCATTTGCGGTGATGTGGGCTTTGGTAAAACCGAAGTAGCCGTTCGTGCCGCTTTTAAAGCCGTTGCAGACAGCAAGCAGGTAGCTATTTTAGTGCCGACTACCATTTTAGCCGCTCAGCATTATAAAACGTTCTCGGATCGTTTAAAAGGCTTCCCTTGCAATATTGATTATGTGAACCGCTTTAAATCAAGTAAGCAGATCAAAGAAACTTTAGAAAAACTGAAAGAAGGCAAGGTTGATATCATTATAGGTACGCACCGCCTGGTAAGCAAGGATGTAAAGTTTAAGGACCTGGGCCTGATGATCATTGACGAGGAGCAGAAGTTCGGTGTATCAACCAAAGAAAAGCTGAAGCAAATGCGCGCCAATGTGGATACGCTGACGCTTACCGCGACGCCTATCCCGCGTACTTTACATTTTTCATTGATGGGTGCGAGGGATCTGTCCATTATATCAACCCCGCCGCCAAACAGGCAGCCGGTGGTTACCGAATTGCATGTTTTTAATGATAAACTGATAAAGGAAGCCGTTGAGTTTGAAATAAACCGAGATGGTCAGGTCTTCTTTATCCATAACCGGGTTGCTGATCTGCCGCAACTAGGTGGCATGATCCATAAGCTGGTGCCTAAAGCTCGTGTGGGTATAGCGCACGGACAATTGGAGGGTGATGCTTTGGAGGATGTGATGCTGAAATTTGTGAACGGCGAATATGATGTGCTGGTTGCCACCACCATTATTGAAGCCGGTTTGGATATCCCGAATGCCAATACTATCATCATCAACCACGCCCACATGTTTGGGTTGAGCGATCTGCACCAAATGCGGGGCCGTGTAGGGCGAAGCAACAAAAAAGCATATTGTTATCTATTAAGTCCGCCGTTATCAACGCTGACCAGTGAGGCCCGCAAACGACTGAGTGCCATTGAGGAATTTTCCGACCTGGGCAGCGGTTTCAACGTTGCCATGCGCGATCTGGATATCCGCGGCAGCGGTAACCTGTTAGGTGCAGAGCAAAGCGGCTTCATAGCCGAAATAGGCTTCGAGATGTACCACAAAATATTGGACGAAGCCATACAGGAACTGAAAGAAGATGAGTTTAAAGGTGTATTTCCCGAGGATAAACCACGCCCGTTCATCGCCTTTACACAGATTGATACCGATTTGGAAATACTCATACCAAACGAGTATGTAACCAGTTTATCCGAGCGTTATAACCTCTACTCAGAAATGGCCAAGCTGGAAAATGAGTTTGATCTGGAAGCATTCCAGCAACAATTGCACGATAGGTTTGGCCCCATCCCCCGCCAGGTAAACGACCTGCTGAACACCATGCGCCTGCAATGGCTGGGCAAAGCCATTGGCTTCGAGAAGATCTCACTTAAAAAGAACGTGCTTCGCGGCTATTTTATCACCAACCAGCAATCGCCTTACTTTGAAACACCGGTATTTCGGCAGGTGCTTAACTTTGTACAAGCCAATCCGCGCAGAACAAATTTAAAAGAAGTGAAAAATACGCTGAGATTGAGTATAGAGGGTGTTAACGGTATTGATGAAGCGATTGAGCTGTTAAGTGATATTGTGGAACCGGTTGGAGTGTAG
- a CDS encoding TM2 domain-containing protein, translating to MDPFQNPYMSLSGMSPEEIGFLQQATATLTETQQKYFFMTYAGRRKSPQDILLFTLIGFFGVAGIQRFVIGQNGMGILFLLTGGFCWVGTIIDLINHRSLALEYNKQVAYESFHVAKMSN from the coding sequence ATGGATCCTTTTCAAAATCCTTACATGTCATTATCAGGTATGTCGCCTGAGGAAATTGGCTTTTTACAACAGGCCACCGCTACGCTTACCGAAACTCAGCAAAAATATTTCTTCATGACTTATGCCGGCAGGCGTAAAAGTCCGCAGGACATTCTATTATTTACCCTTATCGGCTTTTTTGGCGTAGCCGGTATACAACGCTTTGTTATCGGGCAAAACGGCATGGGCATTTTATTTTTATTAACCGGCGGCTTTTGCTGGGTGGGTACCATCATCGACCTCATCAATCATCGTTCATTAGCGTTGGAATATAACAAGCAGGTAGCATATGAAAGCTTTCATGTAGCTAAAATGAGTAATTAA
- a CDS encoding M16 family metallopeptidase, which translates to MDYQVHTLPNGIRILLKHSPSTITHCCFVLNAGSRDEPLHQEGLAHFIEHLLFKETEKRSTSQILNRLELVGADLNAYTTKEYTCIHASLLKQHLERTMDLFEDILFHSTFPEEEMEKERGVILDEIASYLDQPEEAIQDDFEALLFKGHPIGENILGTPETVAKFDINDIKTFTAATNNTSEMIFAVFGDYDFKKVVKLGEKYFGGIAANSAKKNRIKPAPNIGGIHTLSRPISQTHCIIGNQAYASNHPYKNGLLLLNNLLGGMGMSSRLNLEIREKYGIAYTIESNYTTLTDTGIFSIYFGTDTEKSDKALKLVHKELKKLRDNKLGILQLHQAKQKFIGQIALAEESRMGLIISIAKSMIDFNHADSLDEVFAKINAVTAEDMLAISNEIFDTERMITLLFEPNA; encoded by the coding sequence ATCGATTACCAGGTTCATACATTACCCAACGGCATAAGGATATTATTAAAACATTCGCCATCAACCATTACCCATTGTTGTTTTGTGTTGAACGCCGGCTCGCGCGATGAGCCGCTGCACCAGGAAGGGCTGGCGCATTTTATAGAACACCTGCTGTTTAAGGAAACCGAAAAACGCAGCACCAGCCAGATCCTGAACCGGCTTGAACTGGTGGGCGCTGATCTGAACGCGTATACCACCAAGGAATATACCTGCATTCATGCGTCGCTATTAAAACAGCACCTGGAGCGCACTATGGACCTGTTTGAGGATATCCTGTTCCACTCCACCTTTCCCGAAGAAGAAATGGAAAAGGAACGCGGTGTGATACTGGACGAGATCGCCTCCTACCTTGATCAGCCTGAAGAAGCTATACAGGACGATTTTGAAGCTTTACTGTTTAAAGGTCACCCGATAGGCGAAAATATCCTCGGCACACCGGAAACTGTTGCTAAGTTTGATATTAATGATATCAAAACCTTTACAGCTGCCACCAATAATACCAGCGAAATGATCTTCGCCGTTTTCGGCGATTATGATTTTAAAAAGGTGGTTAAGCTGGGCGAAAAGTATTTTGGCGGTATCGCTGCTAACAGTGCTAAAAAGAACAGGATAAAGCCAGCGCCGAATATAGGCGGTATCCATACTTTGAGCCGGCCTATTTCACAAACGCATTGCATCATTGGTAACCAGGCTTACGCGTCAAACCATCCCTACAAAAATGGCTTGTTATTGCTCAATAACCTGCTTGGCGGCATGGGCATGAGCAGCAGGCTGAACCTGGAGATCAGGGAGAAATACGGCATCGCTTATACCATCGAATCAAACTATACCACCTTAACCGATACCGGCATTTTCTCTATTTATTTTGGTACGGATACAGAAAAAAGCGATAAAGCGCTTAAGCTGGTACATAAAGAACTTAAAAAGCTGCGCGATAATAAGCTGGGTATCTTGCAGCTGCACCAAGCCAAGCAAAAGTTTATAGGTCAGATTGCCCTGGCAGAAGAAAGCAGGATGGGTTTGATTATCTCCATAGCAAAAAGCATGATCGATTTTAATCATGCTGATTCACTGGATGAAGTATTTGCCAAAATTAACGCTGTAACAGCTGAAGATATGTTAGCCATAAGTAATGAAATATTCGATACGGAACGTATGATTACCTTACTGTTTGAACCTAACGCATAA
- a CDS encoding Nif3-like dinuclear metal center hexameric protein has translation MKLSLLTDYLESLAPLAYQEDYDNAGLIVGKSDQEVYQALISLDCTEAVVDEAIANNCQVIISHHPIVFRGLKKFNGKTYVERVVEKAIRHNVALYAIHTNLDNVLMGVNARICETLGLINTRILAPKQHLLKKLVTYVPIAQAEQVRNALFHAGAGNIGNYSEVSFNAEGSGTFKANEYADPYVGEPGIRHTENEIRIEVIYPANLESKILMALVLAHPYEEVAYDLYNLTNPNQQVGSGMIGELEFPLNEEFYLGVVKEKMKAHVIRHTALTGRHVKKVAVCGGAGGFLLKQAIAAGADIFITADYKYHEFFDAENKILIADIGHYESEQFTQQFLYEIIRKKFATFAVRLTEINTNPVKYYI, from the coding sequence ATGAAATTATCGCTTCTTACCGATTACCTCGAGAGCCTGGCCCCGCTTGCTTACCAGGAGGACTACGACAATGCGGGCCTTATTGTAGGCAAATCCGATCAGGAAGTTTACCAGGCCCTCATATCGTTGGATTGTACCGAGGCGGTGGTTGATGAAGCCATTGCCAACAATTGCCAGGTAATTATTTCGCATCACCCTATAGTTTTTCGTGGACTAAAAAAGTTTAACGGCAAAACTTATGTGGAGCGTGTGGTTGAAAAAGCTATCCGCCATAACGTAGCATTATATGCTATACATACCAATCTTGACAATGTATTAATGGGCGTAAATGCCCGCATTTGCGAAACTTTAGGCTTAATAAACACCCGCATACTGGCGCCTAAGCAACACCTGTTAAAAAAACTGGTTACTTATGTGCCCATTGCGCAGGCTGAGCAAGTGCGGAACGCGCTTTTCCATGCCGGGGCAGGCAATATTGGTAATTACAGCGAGGTCAGTTTCAATGCCGAAGGCAGCGGCACTTTTAAGGCTAATGAATATGCTGACCCATATGTTGGCGAACCCGGCATACGCCATACTGAAAATGAGATCAGGATAGAGGTGATCTACCCTGCCAATTTGGAAAGCAAAATACTGATGGCACTGGTTTTAGCACATCCCTATGAGGAGGTAGCTTACGATCTATACAACCTCACCAACCCCAACCAACAAGTAGGCTCAGGGATGATAGGTGAGCTGGAGTTCCCTTTAAATGAGGAATTTTATTTAGGCGTAGTAAAAGAAAAAATGAAGGCCCATGTAATACGCCATACCGCTTTAACCGGCAGGCATGTTAAAAAAGTAGCGGTTTGCGGTGGTGCTGGCGGCTTTTTATTAAAGCAGGCCATAGCTGCCGGAGCTGATATTTTCATTACTGCCGATTACAAATATCATGAGTTTTTTGACGCGGAAAACAAGATATTGATAGCCGACATAGGCCACTATGAAAGCGAACAATTTACACAACAATTTTTGTATGAAATAATTAGAAAAAAATTTGCTACCTTTGCCGTCCGTTTAACAGAGATAAATACAAACCCCGTCAAATATTATATTTAA
- a CDS encoding DUF4199 domain-containing protein has product MKNAFITGLVIGVLSGLWLFAMHLLGYDLSKDQVSPFEYVSVIIPVAGLYLGLRSYRNHECGGKMGFLEALIQCFKILVLAGVIAIFAAILYISYISAGNNVRDFSGRMFAALLIGLLTSLGASLVLTTKSNKVD; this is encoded by the coding sequence ATGAAGAATGCATTTATAACAGGGCTCGTTATCGGGGTCCTCAGCGGCTTATGGCTGTTTGCCATGCACTTATTAGGTTATGACCTATCCAAAGACCAGGTTTCACCATTTGAATATGTTTCAGTAATTATACCGGTCGCAGGGCTTTATCTCGGACTCAGAAGCTATCGAAACCACGAATGCGGCGGTAAAATGGGCTTTTTGGAAGCCCTGATACAATGCTTTAAAATACTGGTCCTCGCGGGTGTTATTGCCATTTTTGCAGCCATATTGTATATTAGTTATATCAGTGCCGGTAATAATGTACGCGATTTCTCGGGCCGTATGTTTGCCGCCTTGCTAATTGGATTATTAACTTCATTGGGGGCATCATTAGTACTCACCACCAAATCAAATAAGGTAGATTAG